One window of the Pelmatolapia mariae isolate MD_Pm_ZW linkage group LG15, Pm_UMD_F_2, whole genome shotgun sequence genome contains the following:
- the LOC134642785 gene encoding uncharacterized protein LOC134642785, whose protein sequence is MESVNNIDVYEYLWVENQDIAENTLHTPFLQHMQLGDLQADNYVKFIIQDINYLVVVTDMLDKMRNKVKVPEDLHNFMEDRYESYKTYAESTLKPQCKKSVSNINPTPVMKKYLSDYKDIMENQDPIYFAVALLPCSRLWLWLANQLNENCHNAYFTWKMSNMYGHPEQHYKVLLDKYLTTAKQKELANKLFRQQMKNEHGFFASSLE, encoded by the exons ATGGAATCAG TTAATAACATTGATGTCTATGAATACCTGTGGGTCGAGAATCAGGACATTGCCGAAAACACGCTGCACACACCGTTTCTACAGCACATGCAGCTTGGAGACCTGCAGGCAGACAACTATGTCAAATTCATAATCCAAGACATCAACTATCTGGTGGTGGTCACAGACATGTTGGATaagatgagaaacaaagtcaagGTCCCCGAGGACCTCCACAATTTCATGGAGGATAGGTATGAAAGCTACAAGACGTATGCTGAAAGCACGTTAAAACCTCAATGTAAGAAA AGTGTGTCAAACATTAACCCAACCCCTGTCATGAAAAAGTACTTGTCTGATTACAAAGACATCATGGAGAATCAGGATCCCATTTACTTCGCCGTGGCTCTGCTTCCCTGCTCCAGGCTGTGGCTGTGGCTAGCCAATCAGCTCAACGAGAACTGCCACAACGCATACTTCACCTGGAAGATGTCCAACATGTACGGCCACCCAGAACAGCACTATAAAGTGCTGCTCGACAAGTATCTGACCACAGCAAAACAGAAGGAACTGGCAAACAAACTCTTCCGCCAGCAAATGAAGAACGAGCATGGCTTTTTTGCGTCTTCACTTGAATGA
- the LOC134642910 gene encoding zinc transporter ZIP3-like — MQILVAKLLGLLGLFGLMLAGVLVPVRLLLVDYDKAQRYRRPLSLCNSFGGGVFLATCFNALLPAVRDKVVDVFQQLKISSDYPLAETMMMLGFFLTVFIEQAVLTFRKEKPSFIDLETFNAGGSEAGSDSEYDTPFISSARGSPSNGGHRSHGHHHGHFNPAELAGAGPLRLASLVLALSAHSAFEGLALGLQEDGAKLGSLFLGVAVHETLAAIALGVSVAKASLGMKDATKLGVTVSMMIPLGMVVGMGIESAQTLAGSIVSVVLQGLAAGTFLFVTFFEILTRELEEKQDRLLKVLFLIIGYAALAALVFIKW, encoded by the exons ATGCAGATCCTGGTGGCCAAGCTGCTTGGCCTGCTGGGCTTGTTCGGCCTTATGCTGGCTGGTGTGCTGGTCCCAGTACGTCTCCTGCTCGTTGACTATGATAAAGCACAGAGATACAGGAGGCCATTGTCTCTGTGCAATTCATTTGGAGGGGGCGTGTTCCTCGCAACATGCTTCAATGCTCTGCTTCCCGCTGTCAGAGATAAG GTGGTCGATGTGTTCCAGCAGTTGAAGATCAGCAGCGATTATCCTCTGGCTGAAACAATGATGATGCTCGGCTTCTTCCTCACCGTCTTTATAGAGCAGGCTGTCCTCACCTTCAGGAAGGAGAAGCCATCCTTCATCGACCTCGAGACTTTCAACGCCGGCGGCTCCGAGGCCGGCAGCGACTCTGAGTATGATACCCCTTTTATCTCCTCAGCACGGGGCTCACCGAGCAATGGCGGTCACCGCTCCCACGGCCACCACCACGGACACTTCAACCCGGCCGAGCTGGCGGGGGCGGGGCCTCTGCGGCTGGCCAGCTTGGTCCTCGCTCTGTCTGCACACTCCGCATTCGAGGGCCTGGCGCTCGGCCTGCAGGAGGACGGGGCAAAGCTGGGCAGCCTCTTTCTGGGCGTGGCTGTGCATGAGACACTGGCAGCCATTGCCCTTGGAGTGAGCGTAGCTAAGGCATCTCTCGGCATGAAGGACGCCACCAAGCTGGGTGTGACAGTCAGCATGATGATTCCGCTGGGCATGGTGGTGGGAATGGGCATCGAGTCGGCCCAGACGCTGGCGGGCAGCATAGTGTCCGTGGTGCTGCAGGGACTCGCTGCCGGAACCTTCCTGTTTGTTACCTTCTTTGAGATCCTCACCCGAGAGCTGGAGGAGAAACAGGACCGGCTGCTCAAAGTGCTTTTCCTCATCATCGGCTACGCCGCACTCGCTGCTCTCGTCTTCATCAAGTGGTGA